A DNA window from Coffea arabica cultivar ET-39 chromosome 6c, Coffea Arabica ET-39 HiFi, whole genome shotgun sequence contains the following coding sequences:
- the LOC113692336 gene encoding uncharacterized protein produces MRSITTCYSEHSIKVSNSYCSGPSGQPYLSPGLIPSVQNSVTCLYKVKLSAEKHFFIKITWCDSVGQGFSIGIGEDTRSLSKFSRNSRQFKKVKGTKAFECCDSRIEVLWDLSQATFDIGPEPVNGYYVTVWVDSELSLILGDMEEELDVRKSTSGVQLPKFSLLSRSEHFSGNALYSTKAQFCDAGTCHDIVIKCVREDTGSKDSELSVTIDKKNVIHVKRLQWNFRGNQTIFVDGLLVDMMWDVHDWFFNPSPGYAVFMFRTRSGLDSRLWLEEKMLEQKEQEKGGFSLLICARKTSD; encoded by the coding sequence ATGAGAAGTATTACTACCTGTTACAGTGAGCATTCAATCAAGGTTTCGAATTCGTATTGTTCAGGGCCTTCCGGTCAGCCTTACCTCTCCCCTGGCTTGATTCCTTCGGTTCAAAATTCGGTTACTTGTCTGTACAAAGTCAAACTCTCGGCTGAAAAGCACTTCTTCATCAAAATCACATGGTGCGACTCAGTAGGCCAAGGCTTCTCAATTGGTATTGGGGAGGATACCCGTTCTCTTTCCAAATTCAGCAGAAATTCCAGGCAATTCAAGAAGGTCAAAGGCACAAAAGCCTTCGAATGCTGCGATTCAAGAATCGAAGTGCTCTGGGATCTGTCTCAGGCTACGTTTGACATTGGCCCTGAGCCGGTCAATGGATATTATGTTACGGTTTGGGTCGATTCTGAATTAAGTCTAATTCTTGGAGACATGGAAGAAGAATTAGACGTGAGAAAAAGCACGTCCGGCGTACAATTGCCAAAATTTTCATTGCTTTCCCGGAGCGAACATTTCTCAGGGAATGCCCTGTATTCAACCAAGGCTCAGTTTTGCGACGCGGGAACATGTCATGACATAGTGATCAAGTGCGTTCGTGAAGACACGGGATCAAAGGATTCGGAATTATCTGTGACTATTGATAAGAAGAATGTCATTCACGTGAAGAGGTTGCAGTGGAATTTTAGGGGAAATCAGACAATTTTTGTGGATGGACTATTGGTGGATATGATGTGGGATGTTCACGACTGGTTTTTCAATCCGTCACCTGGATATGCTGTCTTCATGTTTAGGACGAGAAGCGGGCTGGATAGCAGATTGTGGTTGGAGGAGAAAATGTTGGAGCAGAAGGAACAAGAGAAAGGTGGCTTCTCTTTGTTGATCTGTGCCCGTAAGACCTCTGACTAA